A portion of the Oncorhynchus gorbuscha isolate QuinsamMale2020 ecotype Even-year linkage group LG19, OgorEven_v1.0, whole genome shotgun sequence genome contains these proteins:
- the LOC124004989 gene encoding calpain-7-like isoform X2 produces MDCTALEHDAVKFAKTAVICDQNGKYNEAVFYYKEAAQALIYAGMAGTKLEGIQDKVNEYLDRVQALHNAVQAQSSDPLKSKQQVDLERAHFLVTQAFEEDEKGNGDEAIELYTQAVELCIQTSHDTTDQGLQGKLKQLARQALDRAEGLKESQSASPLAQSPQDRPGPPGAKHSGGPCPVRQFFPLGPDFSLQNRPQPVRPVQSSEPQGQRYTSEEIEVLRSTSKINGIPFVPFMSVDLKERFAFPVPFSDKLGKLALSPKQRTIFSRWVRPDEICNNPTMILSVSSFSIKQNRRGEPEYNPCGKYMVKLHINGVPRKVIIDDFLPCGQNGELLCSYSSNRNELWVSLIEKAYMKVMGGYDFPGSNSNIDLHALTGWIPERIAMHSDNQSFIKDDTFRMLYQRFHRGDVLITTATGVMTEEEGERWGLVPTHAYAVLDIREHKGKRFLQLKNPWSHLRWKGRFSERDEKNWTPELLKYLNFDPKTAQKFDNGVFWITFEDLCQYYDVIYLSWSPALFRESSCIHSSWDGKQGPVKDAYSLANNPQYRLEVTCPAGGTAVWVLLTRHITDKDDFAQNKEFITLVVYKTEGKKVYYPADPPPYIDGIRINSPHYLTKMRLTSAGTHTFTLVVSQYEKQNTINYTLRVYSGCKFSFSKIPTPFTHTKRINGQWKGPSAGGCGNYKDSYKHNPIYQFNLERPGPMLIELRGSRQYSVGFEMVTVSTVVEPGPAGHPKKNSGDYRCGFCYMEADHVPAGIYNVIPTTFLPKQEGPFFLDFSSTTPLKVSQLQ; encoded by the exons ATGGATTGCACGGCACTGGAGCACGATGCAGTTAAATTTGCTAAAACTGCTGTCATCTGCGACCAGAATGGAAAATACAACGAGGCTGTCTTCTATTATAAG GAGGCGGCACAAGCCCTGATCTACGCCGGCATGGCAGGGACTAAACTGGAGGGCATCCAGGATAAAGTCAATGAGTACCTGGACCGGGTTCAGGCCCTGCACAATGCTG TTCAAGCTCAAAGTAGCGATCCTCTAAAGAGCAAGCAGCAGGTGGATCTGGAGCGGGCCCACTTCCTGGTCACCCAGGCCTTTGAGGAGGATGAGAAGGGCAATGGGGACGAGGCCATCGAGCTCTACACACAGGCCGTGGAACTCTGCATCCAGACG TCTCATGATACAACAGACCAGGGGCTGCAGGGCAAACTGAagcagctggctcgtcaggcccTCGATAG GGCGGAGGGGCTGAAGGAGTCCCAGTCCGCCAGTCCCTTAGCCCAGTCCCCACAGGACAGGCCAGGGCCCCCAGGGGCCAAACATAGTGGGGGGCCTTGCCCCGTCAGACAGTTCTTCCCCCTTGGACCTGACTTCTCACTCCAGAACCGTCCCCAGCCAGTCAGGCCCGTCCAGTCCAGCGAGCCTCAGGGTCAGCGCTACACCTCAGAAGAGATCGAGGTGCTCAG GAGCACATCCAAGATCAACGGCATACCCTTCGTCCCCTTCATGAGTGTGGACCTGAAGGAGAGATTTGCCTTTCCTGTTCCATTCTC GGACAAACTAGGCAAGCTGGCCCTGTCTCCCAAGCAGAGAACCATCTTCTCCCGCTGGGTTCGCCCTGACGAGATCTGCAATAACCCCACCATGATCTTATCTGTATCCAGCTTCAGCATCAAACAG AACCGACGCGGGGAGCCAGAGTATAACCCCTGTGGGAAGTACATGGTGAAGCTTCACATCAACGGTGTGCCCAGGAAG GTCATTATAGACGACTTCCTGCCCTGTGGTCAGAATGGAGAGCTGCTGTGTTCCTACTCCAGCAACAGGAACGAGCTGTGGGTCTCCCTCATAGAGAAGGCCTACATGAAGGTCATGGGAGGCTACGACTTCCCCGGCTCCAACTCG AACATCGATCTGCACGCACTCACTGGCTGGATCCCAGAGCGTATCGCCATGCATTCAGACAATCAGTCATTCATCAAGGACGACACCTTCCGCATGCTCTACCAGAG GTTTCACCGGGGCGACGTCTTAATCACCACAGCAACGGGGGTGATGACAGAGGAGGAGGGCGAGAGGTGGGGCCTTGTGCCAACGCATGCCTACGCTGTCCTGGATATCCGGGAGCACAAA GGGAAGCGGTTCCTGCAGCTGAAGAACCCGTGGAGCCACCTGAGGTGGAAAGGCCGCTTCAGTGAACGGGACGAGAAAAACTGGACCCCAGAACTTCTCAAATACCTTAACTTTGACCCCAAGACCGCACAGAAGTTTGATAACGGTGTGTTCTGGATCACGTTTGAGGACCTGTGCCAGTACTATGATGTCATCTACCTGAGCTGGAGCCCTGCCCTGTTCAGAGAGTCTTCCTGTATCCACAG taGCTGGGATGGGAAGCAGGGCCCGGTGAAGGATGCCTACAGCCTGGCCAACAACCCTCAGTACCGGCTGGAGGTGACCTGTCCTGCAGGGGGCACCGCTGTCTGGGTGCTGctgaccagacacatcactgacaag GATGACTTTGCACAAAACAAGGAGTTTATCACCTTGGTGGTTTAcaagacagagggaaagaaagtTTACTACCCTG CGGACCCTCCCCCCTACATAGATGGGATCAGGATCAACAGCCCCCACTACCTGACCAAGATGAGACTAACCAgtgctggaacacacacattcacactggtGGTGTCACAGTACGAGAAGCAGAACACCATCAACTACACCCTGAgg GTCTACTCTGGATGCAAGTTCTCCTTCTCCAAGATCCCAACGCCCTTCACTCATACCAAACGG ATCAATGGCCAGTGGAAAGGGCCGAGTGCGGGGGGCTGTGGGAACTACAAGGACTCCTACAAGCACAACCCCATCTACCAGTTTAACCTGGAGCGCCCAGGACCCATGCTCATAGAGCTACGAGGCTCCAG gcagtacagtgtgggctTTGAGATGGTGACCGTGTCCACTGTAGTAGAGCCAGGACCTGCAGGCCACCCGAAGAAGAACAGTGGAGACTACAG GTGTGGTTTCTGCTACATGGAGGCGGACCATGTCCCCGCTGGCATCTACAACGTCATCCCCACCACCTTCCTGCCCAAACAGGAAGGACCCTTCTTCCTGGACTTCAGCAGCACCACGCCCCTAAAGGTCTCCCAGCTCCAGtaa
- the LOC124004989 gene encoding calpain-7-like isoform X1: MDCTALEHDAVKFAKTAVICDQNGKYNEAVFYYKEAAQALIYAGMAGTKLEGIQDKVNEYLDRVQALHNAVQAQSSDPLKSKQQVDLERAHFLVTQAFEEDEKGNGDEAIELYTQAVELCIQTSHDTTDQGLQGKLKQLARQALDRAEGLKESQSASPLAQSPQDRPGPPGAKHSGGPCPVRQFFPLGPDFSLQNRPQPVRPVQSSEPQGQRYTSEEIEVLRSTSKINGIPFVPFMSVDLKERFAFPVPFSDKLGKLALSPKQRTIFSRWVRPDEICNNPTMILSVSSFSIKQTVVSDCSFVASLAISAAYERRYNKKLITSIIYPQNRRGEPEYNPCGKYMVKLHINGVPRKVIIDDFLPCGQNGELLCSYSSNRNELWVSLIEKAYMKVMGGYDFPGSNSNIDLHALTGWIPERIAMHSDNQSFIKDDTFRMLYQRFHRGDVLITTATGVMTEEEGERWGLVPTHAYAVLDIREHKGKRFLQLKNPWSHLRWKGRFSERDEKNWTPELLKYLNFDPKTAQKFDNGVFWITFEDLCQYYDVIYLSWSPALFRESSCIHSSWDGKQGPVKDAYSLANNPQYRLEVTCPAGGTAVWVLLTRHITDKDDFAQNKEFITLVVYKTEGKKVYYPADPPPYIDGIRINSPHYLTKMRLTSAGTHTFTLVVSQYEKQNTINYTLRVYSGCKFSFSKIPTPFTHTKRINGQWKGPSAGGCGNYKDSYKHNPIYQFNLERPGPMLIELRGSRQYSVGFEMVTVSTVVEPGPAGHPKKNSGDYRCGFCYMEADHVPAGIYNVIPTTFLPKQEGPFFLDFSSTTPLKVSQLQ; the protein is encoded by the exons ATGGATTGCACGGCACTGGAGCACGATGCAGTTAAATTTGCTAAAACTGCTGTCATCTGCGACCAGAATGGAAAATACAACGAGGCTGTCTTCTATTATAAG GAGGCGGCACAAGCCCTGATCTACGCCGGCATGGCAGGGACTAAACTGGAGGGCATCCAGGATAAAGTCAATGAGTACCTGGACCGGGTTCAGGCCCTGCACAATGCTG TTCAAGCTCAAAGTAGCGATCCTCTAAAGAGCAAGCAGCAGGTGGATCTGGAGCGGGCCCACTTCCTGGTCACCCAGGCCTTTGAGGAGGATGAGAAGGGCAATGGGGACGAGGCCATCGAGCTCTACACACAGGCCGTGGAACTCTGCATCCAGACG TCTCATGATACAACAGACCAGGGGCTGCAGGGCAAACTGAagcagctggctcgtcaggcccTCGATAG GGCGGAGGGGCTGAAGGAGTCCCAGTCCGCCAGTCCCTTAGCCCAGTCCCCACAGGACAGGCCAGGGCCCCCAGGGGCCAAACATAGTGGGGGGCCTTGCCCCGTCAGACAGTTCTTCCCCCTTGGACCTGACTTCTCACTCCAGAACCGTCCCCAGCCAGTCAGGCCCGTCCAGTCCAGCGAGCCTCAGGGTCAGCGCTACACCTCAGAAGAGATCGAGGTGCTCAG GAGCACATCCAAGATCAACGGCATACCCTTCGTCCCCTTCATGAGTGTGGACCTGAAGGAGAGATTTGCCTTTCCTGTTCCATTCTC GGACAAACTAGGCAAGCTGGCCCTGTCTCCCAAGCAGAGAACCATCTTCTCCCGCTGGGTTCGCCCTGACGAGATCTGCAATAACCCCACCATGATCTTATCTGTATCCAGCTTCAGCATCAAACAG ACGGTGGTGTCTGACTGCTCGTTCGTGGCGTCGTTAGCCATCAGCGCTGCCTATGAGCGACGCTACAACAAGAAGCTCATCACCAGCATCATCTACCCACAGAACCGACGCGGGGAGCCAGAGTATAACCCCTGTGGGAAGTACATGGTGAAGCTTCACATCAACGGTGTGCCCAGGAAG GTCATTATAGACGACTTCCTGCCCTGTGGTCAGAATGGAGAGCTGCTGTGTTCCTACTCCAGCAACAGGAACGAGCTGTGGGTCTCCCTCATAGAGAAGGCCTACATGAAGGTCATGGGAGGCTACGACTTCCCCGGCTCCAACTCG AACATCGATCTGCACGCACTCACTGGCTGGATCCCAGAGCGTATCGCCATGCATTCAGACAATCAGTCATTCATCAAGGACGACACCTTCCGCATGCTCTACCAGAG GTTTCACCGGGGCGACGTCTTAATCACCACAGCAACGGGGGTGATGACAGAGGAGGAGGGCGAGAGGTGGGGCCTTGTGCCAACGCATGCCTACGCTGTCCTGGATATCCGGGAGCACAAA GGGAAGCGGTTCCTGCAGCTGAAGAACCCGTGGAGCCACCTGAGGTGGAAAGGCCGCTTCAGTGAACGGGACGAGAAAAACTGGACCCCAGAACTTCTCAAATACCTTAACTTTGACCCCAAGACCGCACAGAAGTTTGATAACGGTGTGTTCTGGATCACGTTTGAGGACCTGTGCCAGTACTATGATGTCATCTACCTGAGCTGGAGCCCTGCCCTGTTCAGAGAGTCTTCCTGTATCCACAG taGCTGGGATGGGAAGCAGGGCCCGGTGAAGGATGCCTACAGCCTGGCCAACAACCCTCAGTACCGGCTGGAGGTGACCTGTCCTGCAGGGGGCACCGCTGTCTGGGTGCTGctgaccagacacatcactgacaag GATGACTTTGCACAAAACAAGGAGTTTATCACCTTGGTGGTTTAcaagacagagggaaagaaagtTTACTACCCTG CGGACCCTCCCCCCTACATAGATGGGATCAGGATCAACAGCCCCCACTACCTGACCAAGATGAGACTAACCAgtgctggaacacacacattcacactggtGGTGTCACAGTACGAGAAGCAGAACACCATCAACTACACCCTGAgg GTCTACTCTGGATGCAAGTTCTCCTTCTCCAAGATCCCAACGCCCTTCACTCATACCAAACGG ATCAATGGCCAGTGGAAAGGGCCGAGTGCGGGGGGCTGTGGGAACTACAAGGACTCCTACAAGCACAACCCCATCTACCAGTTTAACCTGGAGCGCCCAGGACCCATGCTCATAGAGCTACGAGGCTCCAG gcagtacagtgtgggctTTGAGATGGTGACCGTGTCCACTGTAGTAGAGCCAGGACCTGCAGGCCACCCGAAGAAGAACAGTGGAGACTACAG GTGTGGTTTCTGCTACATGGAGGCGGACCATGTCCCCGCTGGCATCTACAACGTCATCCCCACCACCTTCCTGCCCAAACAGGAAGGACCCTTCTTCCTGGACTTCAGCAGCACCACGCCCCTAAAGGTCTCCCAGCTCCAGtaa